The Bradyrhizobium sp. WSM471 genome includes the window CGGGCTCGTCGCGGGAAGCCGGACCGTTGCGGGTGATGATCGTCGATGACTCCGTCGTCATTCGCGGGCTGATCTCGCGCTGGGTCGGTGCCGAGCACGACATGGAAGTCGCGGCCTCGCTGCGCACCGGGCTCGAGGCGGTCAACCAGATCGAACGCATCAACCCCGACGTTGCCGTGCTCGATATCGAAATGCCCGAGCTCGACGGTATCTCGGCGCTGCCGCAACTCCTGGCGAAGAAGCGCGATCTCGTCATCATCATGGCCTCGACGTTGACCCGCCGTAACGCGGAGATCAGCTTCAAGGCGCTGTCGCTCGGCGCGGCCGACTACATTCCGAAGCCGGAATCGACGCGCGAGGCGTCGGCTGCGGACATCTTCCACCATGACCTGATCCAGAAAATCCGCCACCTCGGCGCACGGCTGCGCCGCAAGGCCGCGGTCGCGAGCCCGCCGCTGGCGCCCGCAAGCCCGGCTCCGGCTGCACGTGGTCCGGTTGTCGCGCGGCCTGCGGCGGCTCCGGCCGTGCATGCGCCGTCGTCATCCTCGGTGCTGTCCACGCGTCCGTTCTCGACCCAGGCCCCGAAGGTGCTGCTGATCGGCTCATCGACCGGCGGTCCTCAGGCGCTGATGGCGCTCGTCGCCGAGCTCGGCCCCGTGATCGACCGCGTCCCGGTGCTGATTACCCAGCACATGCCGCCCACCTTCACCACCATTCTCGCCGAGCATCTGGCACGCACGAGCCGAAAGCCGGCGGCCGAGGCGATCGACGGCGAGCCGGTGAAGTCGGGCCGTATCTATCTTGCGCCGGGCGGCAAGCACATGCGCGTCGTGCGTAGCGGCGCCGACGTGGCGATCGCGCTCGACGACGGTCCCGCCGTCAATTTCTGCAAGCCCGCGGTCGATCCGCTGTTCACCTCCGCCATCGACATCTGGCATGGCGCCATCCTCTCCGTGATCCTGACGGGCATGGGCTCGGACGGCATGCGCGGCGGCAAGGACATCGTCGCCGCCGGCGGCAGCGTGATCGCGCAGGACGAAGCCTCCAGCGTGGTCTGGGGCATGCCGGGCGCGGCGGCCAATGCCGGCATCTGCGCGGCGATCCTGCCGCTCAACCAGATCGGTGCGCGGGTCAACCGCCTGTTCGCGGGAGACCGCTCGTGACGCCGGTCGATTACGACTATCTGCGCAAATTCCTGAAAGAGCGCTCCGGCCTCGATCTCTCCCCGGACAAGCAGTATCTGGTCGAGAGCCGGCTCCTGCCGCTGGCCCGCAAGGCGAGCCTTGCCGGGATTCCCGATCTCGTGCTGAAGATCAGGAACGGCGACGGGCGGCTTGCGAGCGACGTGGTCGAAGCGATGACCACCAACGAGACCTTCTTCTACCGCGACAAGATCCCGTTCGATCATTTGCGCGAAACCATCCTGCCGGGGCTGCTTCGGGCGCGCGCGGCGCGCAAGTCGCTGCGCATCTGGTCGGCGGCGTCGTCG containing:
- a CDS encoding chemotaxis response regulator protein-glutamate methylesterase translates to MSVAFAGNSTPGSSREAGPLRVMIVDDSVVIRGLISRWVGAEHDMEVAASLRTGLEAVNQIERINPDVAVLDIEMPELDGISALPQLLAKKRDLVIIMASTLTRRNAEISFKALSLGAADYIPKPESTREASAADIFHHDLIQKIRHLGARLRRKAAVASPPLAPASPAPAARGPVVARPAAAPAVHAPSSSSVLSTRPFSTQAPKVLLIGSSTGGPQALMALVAELGPVIDRVPVLITQHMPPTFTTILAEHLARTSRKPAAEAIDGEPVKSGRIYLAPGGKHMRVVRSGADVAIALDDGPAVNFCKPAVDPLFTSAIDIWHGAILSVILTGMGSDGMRGGKDIVAAGGSVIAQDEASSVVWGMPGAAANAGICAAILPLNQIGARVNRLFAGDRS